Genomic DNA from bacterium:
TCCTAGAACACCGGACTTATTAACTCCTGAGACAATGACATCAAATGAAATACCAGTCTGTTTTTTTAGAATCCAGGAAACAGGAAGAACCGTGTTTGCAGTCACAAAAATAATATACCGTGAGACATTAACTTCCTGAAGCATTTCTATTGCTCCTGGAAAAAACTTACTGGGTTTTATCCGTTCGACCTCAAGTATGATCCTGCTATATTGTTTCCATGCATCTTCCATTGAAATCCTTCTTGGAAGTCCCCAATGGTGAAAGCATTCTCCACTCAATATAACTCCCATCTTGAATTCATCTAAGCCAGGAACCCTTCGGGTAGCTGACGTGTACTGGCCAATAAAATGTCTGGCCGCCAACCAATAAGTCTTAGCACTGTCATAGACGGTGCCGTCAAAATCAAATGCAATCAATGGTTTTGGAACACCACAGCTGGACAATTCGACATTAACAACTTGACTATCTTTTATGCCATGGATCTTTGTGAGAAAGATCCTGTTCATATTTTCACCACCTCCTGTATATAATTCTATACCCGATATCATTTTGGAAAAGAGCTTGTTTGCGCTCCCCTTTCTGTACAAAAAGGTACCACACTAATATATACTTAGCAATACCGATTAGATTTTACAAGATATGATACAATGATGAAATACAAATTATAAAAATAAGTAGTTGAGCCAAAAACTCGATTAAAAAACAATAAATATGTCAAAAATAGTTAAAAAAGTATCAAAGCTAGCAGTTGAATCAAAAGCAGAAAAAGTGGTAGCAACCCTTCCTGCAATCATTAAGATTGTTGGTAGAGAAATTCTGGATTCCAGAGGAAACCCAACTGTTGAAGTTGACATGTTTTTAAGAGACGGAGCATTCGGAAGAGCTGCTGTTCCATCAGGAGCTTCAACTGGATCATATGAAGCTGTAGAACTTCGTGATGGTGATAAAAAAAGATATGGAGGAAACGGAGTTCTTAAGGCGGTATCTAATGTGAATATAATTTTAAAGAAAGCTCTTGTTGGAAAGTCTTTTACTCAAGAAACTTTGGACAGGACAATGATTGCACTTGATGGAACTCATAATAAGGCAAATCTTGGGGCTAATGCAATTCTTGGAGTTTCAATGGCATTCTCACACGCAGCAGCAAACTCTCTACAAAAACCACTTTACAAATATTTTGCTGGCATCGCAAAAACTGGAAAGCCAATGACACTTCCAACTCCTATGATGAATATTTTAAATGGAGGAAAGCATGCAGAAAAATCAACAGACTTTCAAGAGTTTATGATTATGCCAATTGGTGCAAAAAGTTGGTCAGAGGCATTAAGAATGGGCGCAGAAGTTTTTCATTCTCTAAAAAAGATTCTAAAAACTAAGGGATTTGGTACAACAGTTGGCGATGAAGGAGGTTTTGCCCCATCACTTGGAAACAATGAAGGTGCACTTTCATTAATTATGGAAGCTATTAAGGCAGCCGGATATAAGGCTGGAACTGATATTAAAATCGCTATCGATGGCGCAGCAACTGAACTATTCATAGATGGTAAATACGATTTACAAAGTGAGGGAAAGAAATTAACTGGAGATCAAATGATTGAGCTTTATGGTTCATGGTTAAAGAAGTACCCTATTGCTTCAATTGAAGACGGTTTTGCAGAAGATGATTGGGATGCATACGTATCATTCACAAAGAAATATGGAAGCAAAGTACAAATTGTTGGAGATGACTTGTTTGTTACAAACATTGATCGTCTAAAAACTGGAATTGAAAAGAAAGCTGGAAACTCAATTCTAATTAAACTAAATCAAATTGGAACTGTTACAGAAACTATTGACGCAATTAAGATGGCACACAAAGCAGGGATGACAGCTGTTGTATCACACAGATCAGGAGAAACAGAAGATGTTACAATTGCACACTTCGTCGTTGGGCTTGGTTGTGGACAAATTAAAACTGGATCACTTTGTAGAACTGATCGCGTAGCAAAGTACAATGAACTTCTAAGAATTGAAGAAGACTTGGGATCAAAGGCAGTTTATGCAGGAAAGTCAGCTTTACAATAATTAAAACAATGAACAACACACAAGACGCAGACTATGGAGTAACAGAAACTGATGGTACAGCTGTTGCAGAAAGACATCATCTTAGAAAACCTATAATTCTAATTGTTCTTGATGGTTGGGGTTACAGAGAAGACAAGAAAGACAACGCAATTGCTGAGGCAAATACTCCCAGATTTAAAGAATTCTGGAATACTTATCCTCACACCCTTTTGGATGCAAGCGGCCTTGCAGTAGGTTTACCTGAGGGTCAAATGGGAAATAGTGAAATTGGTCA
This window encodes:
- a CDS encoding HAD hydrolase-like protein, with translation MISGIELYTGGGENMNRIFLTKIHGIKDSQVVNVELSSCGVPKPLIAFDFDGTVYDSAKTYWLAARHFIGQYTSATRRVPGLDEFKMGVILSGECFHHWGLPRRISMEDAWKQYSRIILEVERIKPSKFFPGAIEMLQEVNVSRYIIFVTANTVLPVSWILKKQTGISFDVIVSGVNKSGVLGSLASFHWMHHGGKSFVPFYFFGDSPKDMKSAKGYSDMVTPVAVMSKATINGESTRDRKWREKMIDNGARGMISYDEIARAAFGDIELSASLTI
- the eno gene encoding phosphopyruvate hydratase is translated as MSKIVKKVSKLAVESKAEKVVATLPAIIKIVGREILDSRGNPTVEVDMFLRDGAFGRAAVPSGASTGSYEAVELRDGDKKRYGGNGVLKAVSNVNIILKKALVGKSFTQETLDRTMIALDGTHNKANLGANAILGVSMAFSHAAANSLQKPLYKYFAGIAKTGKPMTLPTPMMNILNGGKHAEKSTDFQEFMIMPIGAKSWSEALRMGAEVFHSLKKILKTKGFGTTVGDEGGFAPSLGNNEGALSLIMEAIKAAGYKAGTDIKIAIDGAATELFIDGKYDLQSEGKKLTGDQMIELYGSWLKKYPIASIEDGFAEDDWDAYVSFTKKYGSKVQIVGDDLFVTNIDRLKTGIEKKAGNSILIKLNQIGTVTETIDAIKMAHKAGMTAVVSHRSGETEDVTIAHFVVGLGCGQIKTGSLCRTDRVAKYNELLRIEEDLGSKAVYAGKSALQ